From the genome of Coleofasciculaceae cyanobacterium:
GTTCCAGCTTTAAACTCCGTAGGGACGATTCGCGAATTGCCCTTACATAAATTTCCTAACGAAACATTCATTACTTTATCATTACGAGATTTATTGATCATGTGCAAAATAGTTTCAGTTCACTCATTCCGTGGCGGTACTGGCAAATCAAACATGGTGGCTAACGTCGCTGCAACCATGACTCAACAGGGACACAAAGTCGGAATTGTCGACACCGATATTCAATCCCCTGGTATTCACGTCATTTTCGGTCTAGACGAAGATCGAATGGATCGCTCTCTCAACGATTATCTCTGGGGAAACTGCGATGTTCAAGAGGCAGCTTATGACGTTACTCGCGTCTTCAATTCCGAACCAGTCAATGGCAAGCTTTATCTAATTCCTTCAAGTATCAAGGCGGGAGAAATTGCCCGTGTTTTACGCGAAGGCTATGACGTAGGTAGATTAAACGACGGCTTTCAAGAACTAATTCGCTGTCTCGATCTAGATTATCTCGTGATCGATACTCATCCTGGTTTAAACGAGGAAACTTTACTGTCGATCGCTATTTCCGATGTCTTAGTCGTGATTCTTCGTCCAGATCGTCAAGATTTCCAAGGTACTGCGGTAACGGTAGACGTAGCTCGTAAATTACAAGTACCCAAGATGTTGCTAGTGGTTAATAAAGTACTACTTACTTATGACTTTGAGGCATTAAAAACCAAAATGCAGGACAGCTATAAAACAGATGTAGCAGGAATTGTTGCCCTATCTGAAGATATCATTCATCTCGCCAGTAGCGATGTCTTCTGTTTGCGCTATCCTAACCACGCTTTTAGTCAGACAGTCAGAGAAATTTCCCAACAAATTGTCAGCAAGCCCGAACCCGTTCTGGCGGGAGGAGTTTTAGGTAATAGGTAGTAGCGCGAAGTTGCGTTGCGGACGGCGGTTTTTGTGACAGAATACTCTGACCCAAAACACGCCTTGGTTTCTCCCCGTTGCGAGACAAAACCGTTGCGGGGGTTTCCCCCGTTGAGGTTATTGTAGAGGGCGAGCAAACTTCGTAAGAAGGTAATAGGCATTTGCAGGAGCAATCAAGTGAATTTGGGATTAATCAGCTACAACAAAGCAGATAAACAAGAACGTGTTAAGATACTAGCTGGATTTGGTGCTAGCGATCGCGAAATTGAAGAATTGCTAGTCTACAATCGAAATGTCTTTGAACGAGACGATATTAAAGCTTTGCGATCGTTTTCCTTACCGTCCGAACCCCATATAGCTGTATGGCAAAAGTATTTCACCGAAGCTGAAACAAACGGTACTTGGTCAACTTTGCAAAATGCTTTGGTTCAGTTGAGATTTCCCATTCAAGCAGGTATTAGTCAAACGCTAGCCTATCGTGAGGCAACTCGCAAAGGAATTAAGCCTAATGTAACAACCGATTTATTACAACAGCCAGAAGCATTACAGCTAATCATTCATCAAAGTTTGGCGGGTGAGATCCCTGTGTTACTAATTACCAACCGCGATGACTTTGTATATCTAGTTAGGGCAATAACTAAGCGTAACGAACCTGTAGCTATACCCGATTCTATGGGTGCTTGCATGGTGGCTGGTTATAATAACTGGGACAGAATTCACCGCTATCGCCAGCAATGGTCTAAAAATAATCCAGGTAGTTCGGAATTAGCTTGGTCGACAGAATTTAAGCGATTAACTGCCCGTAAAGAACTGTATCAAGACCGATTTATTATTCTCAGTGATGGTTTTTATAGTAACGTTCAGCCCCAGGAATTAGGACTAACAGAGACAGAGTGGCGACATTTATCTTTAACCATTCGCTTAGAACATGAATGCACTCACTACTTTACCCGTCGCGTCTTCAATTCGATGCGTAACAATCTGCTGGATGAATTTATCGCCGACTATCGGGGAATAGTTGCTGCCACGGGTAGTTACAAGGCTGACTGGTTTCTCCGCTTTTTGGGTTTAGAATCTTTTCCCCACTATCGAGAAGGAGGTAGACTACAAAACTATCGCGGACAACTTTCGGACGGGGCTTTTAAGATTTTACAGCGATTGGTTAAGTCGGCAGCAGAAAATTTAGAGAACTTCGATCGCACCCGCGCCCTAAGTAGGGACGATTCGCAAGACGGAGGGGCTGTCTGCGTGGGTTTCTCGCGCAGTTTATATGCCCCGTCCCCTACTGAAGAACAAACAATAATGCTGATGACCTTGACTTCTCTAACCATTGAAGAATTAGCTTCACCACAAGCAGTGGAATCTATAGCAAAAAAGCTCGAACAATTGCAGCAACAAATTTTAGTCAGGTGTAACTAAAAACTAAAAACTAATAACTAATAACTAATAACTAACTAAAATCATGACAGAAGTTTTACTAAAAGAATTAAATAATAGCGATATTGATTGGTTGCTAGGAACTGGTCGTCGTCAAGATCTAGCTGCGGGGACTCAACTGGTGCAAGCGGGACAACCTTTAGATTGTTTGCACATTTTAATTGAGGGAAGTTTAGTGTCCACCGTACCCCAAATAGATAACAATCCTTTAGCTCGTGCTTTTGCTGCCCTCGATGACGGACATACTGCTGGAGTAGAAATCGCTCGCTTATCCAGTGGCGAAGTAGTTGGCGAAATGTCTTTGATTAATCTGCGTCCTCCTGCTACTACAGTTACGGCGATCGCCAGTTCACAAGTCTTGTCTATTCCTCTGCTGCAACTAGAAGCCAAGTTAGAGTCAGATATTGATTTTGCAGCCCGTTTTTATCGAGCGCTCGCCATTTTACTATCTGATAAACTGGAAACTATTATTACCCGCCTCGGACGCACTAAACTCGCTCCTGATAGTTCAATTAAAGACGTACTGTTTCTATTTGGCGAACTCAATGACAGTGACCTCGACTGGTTTATTGCCAATGGCGATCGCCAGAAGTTTGCTGTTAATACAACTTTGGTCAAGGAAGGTGGTGCGGTAGATGCTCTTCATATTCTTCTTAGCGGTCAAATATCTTTGTCCGTTACCGAAGACGATCGCAATCCCTTAACTCGCATCTTTGCTGCGATCGAAGATAATTTACATCCAGCTATAGAAATAGCCAGACTTTCTAAAGGTGAAATGGTAGGAGAAACTGCCTTTATCGATGGTCGTTTACCTGCTACAACTGCTACAATTACCAAAGAAACTATAACCCTATCTATATCTCGCTCTTTGTTGTCTGCCAAACTACAGCAAGATATTGGTTTTACCGCCCGCTTTTACCGCACTATTTCGGCATTATCCGCAGATAGACTACAGGGAATGTTAACTCGATTAGCTCATAGCAGACGACTATATCACAAAGGGCAGTCTTTAAATGAATCGGAAGAATATGCCGATGAATTAAACGGTGTTGCTCTAGACCGCATGGCATTAGCAGGAAAACGATTTGACTGGATGCTCGAACAATCAAAAGCAAGTTAAGGCAAGAACTCTCAACTTGACTTTGCCTAGATTAAAAACCATAATGAAACCATATCGGTTTTTTTGTGGTTTTACTAATGCCAACAATCACTTCAAAAAATATTCCCGACCCTCTTTACGAAAAACTGAAAGAATCTGCTCGTCTCCATCACCGTAGCTTAAATAGCGAAATTATATACTGTGTTGAACGTACACTTAACATTCATAAAATTGATGTTGATGAGCATCTTCGTATCGCTCGCCAACTGAGAACGAAAACAACCAAGCATCTGCTTACAGATCGACAGCTTGACGAAGCTATAGATCGAGGTAGACCGTGATCGTTGTCGATACTAACATTATTGCTTGCCTATATATTAATGGCGAGCGATCGCAACAAGCTGAGGATCTACTCTCTAATGATCCAGAGTGAACAGCACCAGACTTATGGCTGAGTGAATTTAGAAACGTTCTTAGCTCATATTTGCGTAAAAATTTGCTCACTCTCGACGAGATTTTGCTTATTTTACAGCAGGCTGAAGCTTTACTTACTTATAATGAATATAAAGTTACTTCAGCAGAAGTGAAGTTATGAGACTAGTTAATTCTAGCAACTGTTCTGCCTATGACTGTGAATTTGTAGCATTAGCTCAACATTTAGACGTTGGACTCGTGACAGTGAACAAAAAACAATCAAAGATGTTCCGAACATAGCAATAGCTTTAGAAGATTTTCTGCAAAAGTATTAATCAAAACTCATAAATATTTTCTTTTGTTCCACTCAGTAAAACTTTCGGCTAATTGCATCATTGGAATCATCACAATTTTATGAGCGATCGAGTTATCTCGGCAATTATTTAATCTAGTTTTTGAAAACAATTTTTTAATAAAATTCTGGCAAAAATTATAAATTAATTAATAATAGCCAAAAAATAGTTAGATTCAGTAAAAAAAACGCTCTAGATGAATCGAATTGTCACTTGTAAGCTGAAGTTATAAATCTCAAAAGACAAAGTTATTGAAAAGTTATTTGTCTTAAATTAAATCCTAAAAATACTAAAGTGAATGGAAAAACTGTTCGACCAATTGCATCTCCTTCCGACAATATTTCTAATCCCCAAAAAATCCGCGTCCTAATTGTTGATGACCAAAATTCAGTCCGTCAGCGACTTAAGCTTTTACTCGAACCTGAAGCAGATTTAGAAATAGTAGGTATCGCTGAAGATGGCGCGATCGCGATTAAACAAGTAGAGTCTTTGCAGCCTGATGTAGTTCTGATCGATCTGGAAATGCCTGAGATGAACGGAGTTAAGGCGACCAAGATTATCTCAAAACGTTTCCCCGACTGTCGGATTTTGGTGCTTAGTTCCCATGATACTAATGAATATCTAAATCAGGCTATGGATGCGGGGGCAAAGGGTTATTTACTTAAAAATACTCCCGCAGCCGAATTACATAACGCTATTCGTTCTATATATAAAGGATATTCTCACTTAAGTCCTGGACTATGGGAAAAAATTCGTCAAGCCGATCGCTCTACTTCAGAACCTGCTAAACCCGAACCGCAAAAGATTGCCCAAGCTAATGCTCAAGAAAGCAAGCTGTTTCGGCAAAAATCTTTAGAACGCCTAGCTTCTCCTGAAAAACTCGACCAGTTGATGCAGGTGGTCAATCCCAAAAGCTGGCTGCCTTTGGTTACTCTCGGTTCAATTGTTGCAGCAGCAGTGGGTTGGAGTGTTTACGGTAAGATTCCTGTAACGGTAGAAGGTCGAGGGGTCTTAATTTATCCCAGTAAAGTTGTACCAGTTCAGGCGAAAAGTGCGGGACAGCTACTAGAACTCAAGATTGAACCAGGAGATCGAGTAAAAAAAGGAGAGGTAATTGCTACTGTAGCGCAGATCGATCTCCGCAAGCAGCTAGAATTAGCCCAAGCTAAATTAGTTCAGTTACAGGGACAAGATCGTGATGTTGATTTGCTGCAAGCTCAAAGGAGCGATCGCGACATCGAGTCTATCTCCGAACAGCGTCAGGCTTTAGCACAAAAATGGGAAATTTTGGCCGAACTTACTCCTACTTTAAGAGATAAAGGATTAGTCTCGATAAAACGCGATCGCACCTCTTTAGAAAGGCGTCTACAAATTCTGCGGGAATTGATGCCTACCTATAAAAAAAGACTGGTAGTAAGAAAAAATTTATTTAAACAAGGAGCGATTTCTGATGATGTACTACTACAGGCGCGACAGGAATATTTTGATAATATCGCTCAGATAAATGAAGCCGATTCTCAACTCAAGCAGCTAGATTTTAAAGAAGCAGATGCGTTAAAAGAATATCTTTCTAATTTAAACGAAATTAAAAATATTAAAGCTCAATTACAGGAACTCCAGAGTAAAAAAGCTAATATCGCCCAACAAGATTGGGAAACTTCGACAAACCGCACTAAGGAAATACAGGAAGCAGAGCGAGAAATAAACCAATTATCCGAGCAAATCAAAGACAACAGCCAGATTGTCAGTCAACACGCTGGAAAAATCCTCGAAATTACGACTAATCTCGGTCAGGTAGTTCAGGCAGGAACACGCATTGCCAATATCGACATCGACAATCCAACAGACAAAATGGTCGGGATTACTTATTTCCCTGTCGAGGATGGTAAAAAAATTCAGCCAGACATGACAATTCAGATTACCCCGCAAACAATTAAGCGCGAACGCTTTGGCGGTATTGTGAGTAACGTTAATAAAATCTCGTCTTTTCCCATTACTAAAGAAGCTGCTGTCAGTGTCGTCGGCAATCCCGAAGTGGTTGAAGGCTTAGTGTCTAAAGACCAACCAGGACTAATGCAGGTGTCTGCTAGTCTGCAAACCGATGCTGATACTTTTAGCGGTTATAAATGGTCTTCTTCTGCTGGTCCTAACTTAAAGATTTCCCCTGGAACTACGACGAGCGCTCGTGTCAAAATTGATGAGCGATCGCCTATTAGCTATGTTATTCCTTTGTTGAGGTCGGTCAGTGGTATCTACTAGTTCTACTTTAACTCGATTCAATCCTCGGCAGTATATACAAAAATTGCTGCCGTCTCGTCGTCGCGTCAAAACTCCTACACTGCTACAGATGGAAGCAGTTGAATGTGGTGCTGCTGCTTTGGGAATTATTATGTACTATCTCGGTCGCATTGTACCCCTGCCAGAACTAAGGCGGGAATGCGGTGTGTCTAGGGATGGTTCAAAAGCTTCTAATATGCTCAAAGCTGCCAGACGCTATGGACTGGAAGCAAAAGGCTTTAAAAAAGAACTGACCCAGTTGCGAGAACTCCCCCTACCCTACATCGTATTTTGGAACTTCAATCACTTTTTGGTAGTTGAAGGCTGGGGTAAAGAGAAAGTATATCTCAACGACCCCGCTACAGGGCCCTGTACGATCTCTCTCCAGGAATTTGATGAAGCATACACTGGTGTAGTGCTGGTGATGCAGCCAGGGGAGGAATTTAAGCGTGGTGGTCGCAAGACGAGTATGGTGCTGGCTTTGTGGTCGCGTCTGAAGGGGACTACGGGTGCGTTAGCTTACTGTTTACTAGCAGGATTTTTGCTGACCTTAGTGGGGTTGGTAGTTCCCGTATTTACCCAGATATTTGTCGATGAAATCTTGATTCAAGGACGACAACAATGGTTACGTCCTTTGCTTTTGGCAATGGCGATCGCCGCAATTCTTCAGGGTGCATTAACTTTACTACGGCTACGCTATTTACGTCGTCTCAAGATTAAGCTAGCTGTAGGTATGTCTAGCCGTTTTCTCTGGCATATTTTAAGGCTACCCATCAGTTTTTATGCCCAGAGGTTTGCAGGAGAAATTAGCAATCGTACCAGCTTAAACGACCAGGTTGCCGATATTCTTTCTGGACAGTTGGCAAGTACGGTAATTGATACGGTGATGCTGGGTTTTTATGTCATAGTCATGAGTCAATATGACTGGGCATTAACGGCGATCGTCGTTACCTTTGCCCTAATTAACGTCATTACCCTACAATCGATTTCCCGACAACGTAAAGATGCCAATCAGCGATTAATTCAAGACTACGGTAAAGCAGCAGGTGCGTCGATCGCAGCCCTACAAAGCATTGAAACTCTCAAGGCTTCAGGGTTGGAGTCAGATTTCTTTGCCCGTTGGTCGGGATACTATACCAAAGCGATTAATTCTCAGCAGGAATTGGGAGTTACCAATCAAACTCTATCGGTTTTGCCCGTACTGTTATCTGCCCTTTCAGCAGCTTTTTTACTGGCAGTAGGCGGATTGCGAGTCATGGACGGACACCTAAGTATTGGGATGCTAATCGCTTTTCAAGGCATGATGCAAAACTTCCAGCAGCCCGTTGACAGTTTAGTCAGCTTTGGCAGAACTCTACAAGAGTTGGATGGTAATTTAATTCGCTTAGATGATGTTTTAGATAATCCTACCGATCCTCAGCTAGAACAAAGAAGCGAAGACCAGTCCGAATCAACATTTACGCCTAAGTTAGAGGGACACCTGGAACTAAAAAATCTCACTTTTGGCTATAGTCGCCTTGAAGCAGCTTTAATCGAAAACTTTAGCCTCAAAGTCAAGCCAGGACAACGAATTGCCCTCGTTGGGGGGAGTGGTTCGGGAAAATCTACCATTGCCAAGATGGTTAGCGGACTATACGAATCTTGGTCGGGAGAAATATTACTCGACGGTAAACCCAAAAGCGAAATTTCCACTCAGCTATTAACTAACTCACTGGCAATGGTCGAACAGGATATTTTGATGTTTGAAGGCACGGTGAAAGACAACTTAACCTTGTGGGACACTACCGTCCCCGATAAATATATTAAACAGGCTTGCCAAGATGCAGCAATTGATGATGTGGTTCAGTCTCTACCTGGGGGATATAATGCCGAACTCGCCGAAGGTGCAGCCAATCTCAGTGGTGGTCAACGACAGCGATTAGAAATTGCCCGCGCTTTGGTTAATAATCCTTCGATCCTAATTATGGATGAAGCCACTAGTGCCTTAGATTCGGAAACCGAAAAGATTGTCGATCGCAACCTGCGACGTAGGGGATGCACCTGTCTAATTGTGGCACACCGCCTCAGTACCATCCGCGACTGCGATGAAATTATCGTTCTCGATCGCGGAAAGGTAGTCCAAAGAGGCACTCATGAAGAGTTATGGCAACAAGAAGGGGTATATGCACGGTTGATTAAGAGTGGGTCAGGATAACGTAGGGGCGTTTCGCGAAACGCCCTTACAAAATATGTTTTTTATGGTGGCAATT
Proteins encoded in this window:
- a CDS encoding Arc family DNA-binding protein, which translates into the protein MPTITSKNIPDPLYEKLKESARLHHRSLNSEIIYCVERTLNIHKIDVDEHLRIARQLRTKTTKHLLTDRQLDEAIDRGRP
- a CDS encoding cyclic nucleotide-binding domain-containing protein, translating into MTEVLLKELNNSDIDWLLGTGRRQDLAAGTQLVQAGQPLDCLHILIEGSLVSTVPQIDNNPLARAFAALDDGHTAGVEIARLSSGEVVGEMSLINLRPPATTVTAIASSQVLSIPLLQLEAKLESDIDFAARFYRALAILLSDKLETIITRLGRTKLAPDSSIKDVLFLFGELNDSDLDWFIANGDRQKFAVNTTLVKEGGAVDALHILLSGQISLSVTEDDRNPLTRIFAAIEDNLHPAIEIARLSKGEMVGETAFIDGRLPATTATITKETITLSISRSLLSAKLQQDIGFTARFYRTISALSADRLQGMLTRLAHSRRLYHKGQSLNESEEYADELNGVALDRMALAGKRFDWMLEQSKAS
- a CDS encoding MinD/ParA family protein, yielding MCKIVSVHSFRGGTGKSNMVANVAATMTQQGHKVGIVDTDIQSPGIHVIFGLDEDRMDRSLNDYLWGNCDVQEAAYDVTRVFNSEPVNGKLYLIPSSIKAGEIARVLREGYDVGRLNDGFQELIRCLDLDYLVIDTHPGLNEETLLSIAISDVLVVILRPDRQDFQGTAVTVDVARKLQVPKMLLVVNKVLLTYDFEALKTKMQDSYKTDVAGIVALSEDIIHLASSDVFCLRYPNHAFSQTVREISQQIVSKPEPVLAGGVLGNR
- a CDS encoding NHLP bacteriocin system secretion protein, giving the protein MNGKTVRPIASPSDNISNPQKIRVLIVDDQNSVRQRLKLLLEPEADLEIVGIAEDGAIAIKQVESLQPDVVLIDLEMPEMNGVKATKIISKRFPDCRILVLSSHDTNEYLNQAMDAGAKGYLLKNTPAAELHNAIRSIYKGYSHLSPGLWEKIRQADRSTSEPAKPEPQKIAQANAQESKLFRQKSLERLASPEKLDQLMQVVNPKSWLPLVTLGSIVAAAVGWSVYGKIPVTVEGRGVLIYPSKVVPVQAKSAGQLLELKIEPGDRVKKGEVIATVAQIDLRKQLELAQAKLVQLQGQDRDVDLLQAQRSDRDIESISEQRQALAQKWEILAELTPTLRDKGLVSIKRDRTSLERRLQILRELMPTYKKRLVVRKNLFKQGAISDDVLLQARQEYFDNIAQINEADSQLKQLDFKEADALKEYLSNLNEIKNIKAQLQELQSKKANIAQQDWETSTNRTKEIQEAEREINQLSEQIKDNSQIVSQHAGKILEITTNLGQVVQAGTRIANIDIDNPTDKMVGITYFPVEDGKKIQPDMTIQITPQTIKRERFGGIVSNVNKISSFPITKEAAVSVVGNPEVVEGLVSKDQPGLMQVSASLQTDADTFSGYKWSSSAGPNLKISPGTTTSARVKIDERSPISYVIPLLRSVSGIY
- a CDS encoding NHLP family bacteriocin export ABC transporter peptidase/permease/ATPase subunit — translated: MVSTSSTLTRFNPRQYIQKLLPSRRRVKTPTLLQMEAVECGAAALGIIMYYLGRIVPLPELRRECGVSRDGSKASNMLKAARRYGLEAKGFKKELTQLRELPLPYIVFWNFNHFLVVEGWGKEKVYLNDPATGPCTISLQEFDEAYTGVVLVMQPGEEFKRGGRKTSMVLALWSRLKGTTGALAYCLLAGFLLTLVGLVVPVFTQIFVDEILIQGRQQWLRPLLLAMAIAAILQGALTLLRLRYLRRLKIKLAVGMSSRFLWHILRLPISFYAQRFAGEISNRTSLNDQVADILSGQLASTVIDTVMLGFYVIVMSQYDWALTAIVVTFALINVITLQSISRQRKDANQRLIQDYGKAAGASIAALQSIETLKASGLESDFFARWSGYYTKAINSQQELGVTNQTLSVLPVLLSALSAAFLLAVGGLRVMDGHLSIGMLIAFQGMMQNFQQPVDSLVSFGRTLQELDGNLIRLDDVLDNPTDPQLEQRSEDQSESTFTPKLEGHLELKNLTFGYSRLEAALIENFSLKVKPGQRIALVGGSGSGKSTIAKMVSGLYESWSGEILLDGKPKSEISTQLLTNSLAMVEQDILMFEGTVKDNLTLWDTTVPDKYIKQACQDAAIDDVVQSLPGGYNAELAEGAANLSGGQRQRLEIARALVNNPSILIMDEATSALDSETEKIVDRNLRRRGCTCLIVAHRLSTIRDCDEIIVLDRGKVVQRGTHEELWQQEGVYARLIKSGSG